One genomic segment of Pedobacter endophyticus includes these proteins:
- a CDS encoding ATP-binding cassette domain-containing protein, with translation MHLFAGNVIENFAIGDMEPDMKKVIRICSQLHIMDFIERLPNGFDTYLSENAANLSGGQRQRLAIARALYRNPEILILDETTSSLDSSSEERIHHAISLLREQGKTIVLIAHRLSTVFNAIKLLF, from the coding sequence GTGCATCTTTTTGCCGGAAATGTAATTGAAAACTTTGCCATTGGCGATATGGAGCCTGATATGAAAAAAGTAATCCGAATCTGTTCGCAATTGCACATCATGGATTTTATTGAGCGCCTACCCAACGGTTTCGATACCTATCTTAGCGAAAATGCCGCCAACCTTTCTGGTGGGCAACGGCAACGTTTGGCAATTGCCAGAGCGCTTTATCGCAATCCCGAAATCCTGATCCTTGATGAAACAACCTCATCTTTGGATTCTTCATCGGAAGAGCGCATCCATCATGCCATTTCGTTACTTCGCGAGCAGGGAAAAACGATTGTTTTAATTGCGCACCGCTTAAGTACGGTTTTTAATGCGATAAAATTGTTGTTTTGA
- a CDS encoding THUMP domain-containing class I SAM-dependent RNA methyltransferase yields MQVFHNKSKVIITCNKRLSPYLQDEVTALGYTIERAFPTGVELNVTLTECIKLNLNLRCASQILYAIKNFKAITPDDLYTEIKAIEWEELIDFAGYFSVTSNVDNPNITTPLFANLKVKDAIVDRMKEKKGIRPNSGSDANKAVVHLYWKDADADVFIDTSGETLAKHGYRKIPGKAPMLEALAAGAVYATKWDRKSPFVNPMCGSGTLAIEAALIATNRAPGLYRMNYGFMHILGYDEQAFFAERRVLKDQVIKNVDLKIVASDISEDAVEVTRRNAKTAGVDTLIDFEVCDFELTPVPEDGKGVVVFNPEYGERLGVHSKLELTYKRMGDFMKTKCKGYSGYIFTGNPDLAKKIGLKASRKIEFYNGKLDCRMLEYELYDGSRRIPQAEI; encoded by the coding sequence ATGCAAGTTTTCCACAATAAAAGCAAGGTTATCATCACCTGCAATAAGCGCCTTTCTCCCTATTTACAAGATGAAGTTACGGCGCTCGGTTATACAATCGAAAGAGCATTTCCTACCGGCGTTGAGCTTAATGTAACCCTTACCGAGTGCATAAAGCTAAATTTGAACTTGCGTTGCGCCAGTCAGATCTTATACGCTATAAAGAATTTTAAGGCGATTACACCCGATGATTTATATACTGAAATTAAGGCGATTGAGTGGGAAGAATTAATCGATTTTGCTGGCTATTTCTCTGTTACCTCCAATGTGGATAATCCAAATATTACCACACCCCTTTTTGCTAACTTGAAGGTAAAAGATGCCATTGTAGATCGGATGAAAGAAAAGAAAGGCATTCGTCCTAATTCTGGTTCTGATGCCAATAAAGCTGTGGTACATTTATACTGGAAAGATGCCGATGCCGATGTGTTTATCGATACCTCAGGAGAAACGCTTGCTAAGCACGGCTACCGTAAAATTCCGGGCAAGGCCCCCATGTTAGAAGCCCTGGCAGCAGGCGCAGTTTACGCTACAAAATGGGATCGGAAATCGCCTTTCGTAAATCCCATGTGCGGATCGGGAACTTTGGCCATTGAGGCCGCACTGATTGCAACCAACCGGGCGCCGGGATTATACCGCATGAACTACGGCTTTATGCATATTTTAGGTTACGATGAACAGGCATTTTTTGCCGAGCGCAGGGTTTTAAAAGATCAGGTAATTAAAAATGTAGATCTGAAGATTGTAGCCTCAGATATTTCAGAAGATGCCGTTGAAGTAACCCGTAGAAATGCAAAAACGGCAGGCGTTGACACCTTGATTGATTTTGAGGTTTGCGATTTTGAGCTAACCCCCGTGCCCGAAGATGGAAAAGGGGTAGTGGTGTTTAACCCCGAATATGGCGAACGCCTTGGCGTGCACAGCAAGCTGGAACTGACCTACAAACGCATGGGCGATTTTATGAAAACCAAATGCAAAGGCTACTCGGGGTATATTTTTACCGGAAACCCCGACCTGGCAAAAAAGATCGGGCTTAAGGCATCTAGAAAAATTGAGTTTTATAACGGAAAACTCGATTGCCGCATGCTCGAATACGAATTATACGACGGGTCTCGGAGGATTCCACAGGCAGAAATTTAA
- a CDS encoding DUF3127 domain-containing protein, whose amino-acid sequence MEIKGKVHEVGATQQVSETFKKRDLIVEYAENPTYPEYIRFEALQDKTALLDSLKAGDEVEVFFNLRGRPWTNKEGVTSYFNSLVVWRINAVETTPVTAAPATVAPVDVSNTTGEDDDLPF is encoded by the coding sequence ATGGAAATTAAAGGAAAAGTACACGAAGTAGGTGCAACGCAGCAAGTGAGCGAAACGTTTAAAAAACGTGATTTGATAGTTGAATACGCAGAAAACCCAACATACCCTGAATATATTCGTTTTGAGGCTTTACAAGATAAAACTGCATTATTAGATTCGCTTAAAGCGGGTGATGAGGTAGAGGTTTTCTTCAATTTACGCGGTCGCCCGTGGACAAATAAAGAAGGTGTAACCTCATACTTTAACAGTTTGGTTGTATGGAGAATCAATGCTGTTGAAACTACACCAGTAACCGCGGCGCCTGCTACTGTTGCGCCTGTTGATGTAAGCAATACCACTGGCGAAGATGATGATTTGCCTTTCTAA
- a CDS encoding DUF417 family protein, with protein sequence MDLSKHSTTTSTKLFSTGYYLSIFGLTVILLWLGIFKFTAAEAAAVKPLLANHPFSAWMYNAFSVQTVSNIVGTFEILTVLFLLLGLLYRFFKILANAALIITFVTTTSFLFTTPGIFKAVEGIPVTDFFILKDLLLLGASLMVLNVPNGEIKYIVDSIFSDRQKRKDI encoded by the coding sequence ATGGATCTATCAAAACACAGCACAACTACAAGCACAAAATTATTTTCAACAGGATATTACCTTTCGATATTTGGTTTGACAGTGATTTTACTATGGCTAGGCATCTTTAAATTTACGGCTGCCGAGGCTGCAGCAGTGAAGCCCTTACTGGCCAATCATCCTTTTAGTGCGTGGATGTACAACGCCTTCAGTGTTCAAACGGTTTCGAACATTGTAGGTACATTCGAAATTTTAACCGTGTTATTTCTGTTGTTGGGCCTTCTTTATCGCTTTTTCAAAATACTCGCCAATGCAGCGCTGATCATCACGTTTGTAACCACAACAAGTTTTTTATTTACTACGCCTGGCATTTTTAAAGCAGTTGAAGGCATTCCCGTTACCGATTTCTTTATCCTCAAAGATCTGCTTCTTTTAGGTGCAAGCTTAATGGTACTAAATGTTCCAAACGGCGAAATAAAGTACATAGTAGATTCTATTTTTTCTGATCGCCAAAAACGAAAAGACATTTAA
- a CDS encoding sensor histidine kinase, whose translation MKKRSFWLITVLMTVALLGVFVMQLYYIRESYKLKSQLFDEQVNQTLTSVVNKVQRRNVADHLNRKDAENKLRQLQDSRQRALDIKDLRQQFAREAELRRAERENEIENYLNQQDSIIRVSYRAPNVISEREFTSLTTKNGDRLDMQMDAFIDSRSLVLKGYSMRTKPFAPPPKAFEFRTLQNLPDSLRYLVFDPMDGKPLTVSVAKISDDLEKKYKREDDIARKKLALKIAALGKDTFSYTRLSMVEDVSKELQETHIPIYKRINFDSLGQLLKAELLAHNITLEPSYRVSLAKKDSTIYITTANVEGEFLPENTYKTPLFGNDIFRDPGMLFVSFPNKNSAIIANLSVTLASSIGLLLVLVFIFSYTLYAILKQKKISEMKTDFINNMTHEFKTPVATIMIASEALKDPEVTEDKNRLKRLANIIYDENVRLGSHIERVLSIARLEKGELKMENTEVDMNDLIVIVLDSMSLQLQKKNAIVQVNTNAEHAVVFGDELHLSNVIYNLIDNANKYSSETPEIIINTRNTNKNLIIEITDKGIGMTKEQSKRIFDQFYRVPTGNLHDVKGFGLGLNYVQDIIKQANGSIKVNSEKDKGTTFEISLPLAVG comes from the coding sequence ATGAAAAAAAGAAGCTTTTGGTTAATTACCGTTTTAATGACGGTGGCCCTACTTGGTGTTTTTGTAATGCAGCTGTATTACATCAGGGAATCGTATAAGCTAAAATCGCAACTTTTCGATGAGCAGGTAAACCAAACTTTAACTTCGGTTGTAAACAAGGTTCAAAGAAGAAACGTTGCCGATCATTTAAATAGAAAAGATGCCGAAAACAAGCTGAGGCAGCTGCAGGATTCGAGGCAGCGGGCGTTGGACATCAAGGATTTGCGACAACAATTTGCACGGGAAGCCGAGCTTAGGCGGGCTGAACGCGAAAATGAAATAGAAAACTACCTCAATCAGCAAGATAGCATCATTCGTGTCTCTTATCGTGCCCCAAACGTGATTTCGGAACGTGAATTTACCTCGCTGACCACAAAAAACGGCGACAGACTTGATATGCAAATGGATGCATTCATTGATAGCAGAAGTCTTGTTTTAAAAGGTTACAGCATGCGCACGAAGCCGTTTGCCCCACCCCCAAAGGCATTTGAATTTCGAACCCTTCAAAACCTGCCCGATTCGTTGCGCTATCTGGTATTCGACCCTATGGATGGTAAACCACTTACGGTTAGTGTGGCAAAAATTTCCGACGATCTGGAAAAAAAATATAAGCGGGAGGATGATATCGCCAGAAAGAAGTTAGCGCTTAAAATTGCTGCATTAGGTAAAGATACTTTCTCTTATACCCGATTGAGCATGGTTGAAGATGTTTCAAAAGAGTTGCAAGAAACCCACATCCCAATCTATAAACGCATTAATTTCGATTCGTTAGGCCAGCTGCTCAAAGCAGAGCTACTTGCCCATAACATTACCCTCGAGCCGTCTTACCGTGTATCACTGGCAAAAAAAGATTCAACCATTTACATCACTACGGCCAATGTTGAAGGCGAATTTTTACCCGAAAACACCTATAAAACACCGCTGTTTGGAAACGATATTTTTCGCGATCCGGGGATGTTGTTTGTTAGCTTTCCCAATAAAAACTCAGCCATTATTGCTAATTTAAGTGTAACACTCGCTTCTTCAATCGGGCTGCTCCTTGTACTCGTTTTTATATTTTCTTACACCCTTTACGCCATTTTAAAACAAAAGAAAATATCAGAGATGAAAACGGACTTCATCAACAACATGACGCACGAGTTCAAAACGCCCGTAGCAACCATAATGATTGCAAGCGAAGCACTGAAAGACCCGGAGGTTACCGAAGACAAAAACCGGTTAAAACGTTTGGCTAATATTATTTACGACGAAAATGTGCGCCTGGGAAGTCATATCGAACGCGTTTTAAGCATTGCCCGCTTAGAAAAAGGCGAACTTAAAATGGAAAACACCGAGGTTGATATGAACGATCTTATTGTAATTGTGCTCGACAGCATGAGCTTGCAGCTGCAGAAAAAAAATGCCATTGTTCAGGTAAATACCAACGCCGAACATGCCGTGGTTTTTGGCGATGAATTGCACCTATCGAACGTAATTTACAACCTAATTGATAATGCCAACAAATACAGTAGCGAAACGCCAGAAATTATCATAAACACACGCAATACAAATAAAAACCTGATTATTGAAATTACCGATAAGGGCATCGGCATGACAAAGGAACAATCGAAACGGATTTTCGATCAGTTTTATCGGGTACCAACTGGCAACCTGCACGATGTTAAGGGCTTTGGCCTGGGCTTAAATTATGTTCAAGACATTATTAAACAGGCAAATGGCAGCATTAAGGTAAACAGCGAAAAAGATAAAGGTACTACGTTCGAAATATCTTTACCTTTAGCAGTCGGTTAG
- a CDS encoding response regulator transcription factor, which produces MKKILLVEDDPNLGLLLQDYLQLKGKFDVVLCTEGDEGLKAFNKQSFDLCILDVMMPKKDGFTLGKDIRKVNTNVPIIFATAKTMLEDKSAAYDLGGDDYITKPFRIEELLLRINAMFKRVANKGDQAEEAAETQFSVGKYTFDYTTQIISSGDEHQKLSTKEAELLRLLCLKKNTVLTREEALLSIWHDDNYFNGRSMDVFLSKLRKYLRGDSNVEIINVHGKGYKLLVS; this is translated from the coding sequence ATGAAAAAAATACTTTTGGTTGAAGACGATCCGAATTTAGGTTTGTTGTTGCAAGATTACCTGCAATTAAAAGGCAAGTTTGATGTTGTGCTTTGCACCGAAGGTGATGAAGGCCTGAAAGCATTTAATAAGCAAAGTTTCGATTTGTGTATCCTTGACGTAATGATGCCAAAAAAGGATGGCTTTACGCTTGGCAAAGACATCAGAAAGGTAAATACCAACGTGCCGATCATCTTCGCAACCGCCAAAACCATGCTCGAAGATAAATCTGCAGCTTACGATTTGGGTGGCGATGATTATATCACAAAGCCATTCCGTATCGAAGAGCTTTTGCTCCGCATTAACGCCATGTTTAAACGCGTAGCCAATAAGGGCGATCAAGCTGAAGAAGCAGCCGAAACGCAATTCTCGGTCGGCAAATACACATTTGATTATACTACTCAAATTATAAGCAGCGGCGACGAACACCAAAAACTTTCGACAAAAGAAGCCGAACTGCTGCGCCTGCTCTGTTTAAAAAAGAACACCGTACTTACTCGCGAAGAAGCGCTGTTAAGCATCTGGCATGATGATAATTACTTCAACGGCCGCAGCATGGATGTGTTTTTAAGTAAACTGCGAAAATATTTACGCGGTGATTCGAACGTAGAAATCATTAATGTTCATGGCAAGGGTTACAAGCTTTTAGTAAGCTAA
- a CDS encoding menaquinone biosynthesis family protein encodes MKLTLGFSPCPNDTFIFDALIHQKIDTEGLTFEVCYDDVETLNQKAMKGELDITKLSFHAFAYVANQYALLDAGSALGFGVGPLLISKKHFDGDKDPQFQTSNSPLRVGIPGKYTTANFLLGIAYPHLQNKQEMVFSEIESALLNEDIDLGLIIHENRFTYQDKGLTKIIDLGDYWEKLTGCAIPLGGIVVNRNLDREVQLKVNRLVRKSVEYAFAHPRSAIDFIREHAQAMDEAVMYKHIELYVNKFSVNLGEEGRKAIDTLFNMARERNIIPAIENDLYV; translated from the coding sequence ATGAAGCTTACACTTGGTTTTTCTCCCTGCCCGAACGATACTTTTATTTTCGATGCGCTTATTCACCAAAAGATAGATACCGAAGGGTTAACGTTTGAGGTTTGTTATGATGATGTTGAAACGTTGAACCAAAAGGCAATGAAGGGGGAACTGGATATTACCAAACTCAGTTTCCATGCTTTTGCGTATGTGGCCAACCAATATGCCTTGCTCGATGCGGGAAGTGCGCTGGGTTTTGGTGTGGGGCCGCTTTTAATTAGTAAAAAACATTTCGACGGGGATAAAGACCCTCAATTTCAAACTTCCAACTCCCCACTTCGGGTGGGCATCCCGGGGAAGTACACGACAGCAAATTTTTTATTGGGCATTGCTTATCCGCATTTGCAGAACAAACAGGAGATGGTTTTTTCTGAAATTGAATCGGCCTTGCTTAATGAGGACATTGATTTGGGTTTGATTATTCACGAGAACAGATTTACTTATCAGGATAAGGGTTTAACGAAAATTATCGATCTGGGCGATTACTGGGAAAAGTTAACGGGTTGTGCCATTCCATTGGGTGGAATTGTGGTTAACCGGAATCTGGACCGCGAAGTACAGCTTAAAGTTAATCGCCTGGTGCGTAAATCGGTTGAATATGCTTTTGCACACCCGAGGTCGGCCATCGATTTCATTCGTGAGCACGCACAAGCTATGGATGAAGCGGTAATGTATAAACACATCGAACTTTATGTAAACAAGTTTAGTGTTAATTTAGGTGAGGAGGGAAGAAAAGCGATAGATACACTTTTTAATATGGCCCGCGAGCGAAATATTATCCCCGCAATTGAGAATGACCTCTACGTTTAG
- the mqnB gene encoding futalosine hydrolase codes for MKTLIVAATKAELSFFYQHFNLAEGDFVESRDFDVLITGVGMVATAFALGKHLSTKYNLVVNLGIAGCFDRNIDLGAVLNVTEDVFAELGAENGDEFLTIVDLGFGEHHFKSRTDRKVGLPTAKGITVNCVTGSEGSIKNLKKRLNPTTESMEGAAVFFACKQQNIDCIQVRSISNYVEPRNKDNWKMGLAIKNLNDWAIAFIGEMN; via the coding sequence ATGAAAACCTTAATTGTGGCTGCTACAAAAGCTGAACTTTCCTTTTTTTACCAGCATTTTAACTTGGCGGAGGGAGATTTTGTTGAAAGCAGAGATTTCGATGTACTAATTACCGGCGTTGGTATGGTGGCAACGGCTTTTGCGCTGGGCAAACACCTTTCTACGAAATACAACCTGGTGGTAAATTTAGGGATAGCGGGCTGCTTCGACAGAAACATCGATTTAGGTGCGGTTTTAAATGTAACGGAGGATGTTTTTGCGGAGCTGGGTGCAGAAAATGGCGACGAATTTTTAACGATCGTTGATTTGGGCTTCGGCGAACATCATTTTAAATCGCGAACGGATAGAAAAGTAGGACTGCCTACAGCAAAAGGGATTACCGTAAACTGCGTTACGGGAAGCGAAGGGAGCATTAAGAACCTGAAAAAAAGATTGAACCCTACAACCGAAAGCATGGAAGGGGCAGCGGTTTTTTTTGCCTGCAAGCAACAAAATATCGATTGCATACAAGTGCGGAGCATTTCCAATTATGTGGAACCCCGAAACAAGGACAATTGGAAAATGGGCCTTGCCATTAAAAATCTTAACGACTGGGCCATCGCTTTTATTGGAGAAATGAATTGA
- a CDS encoding 6-pyruvoyl trahydropterin synthase family protein, with product MIYITRKASFNAAHKLARTDWNDDKNSEVYGKCANPNWHGHNYWLYVTVKGEVNPETGFLVDLKWLKEVMNTYVVDKVDHKNLNLDVDFMKGKLASTENLAIEIWKQLEAPIAESGAILHAVKIYETENNYVEYFG from the coding sequence ATGATTTATATAACAAGAAAAGCGTCATTTAACGCAGCGCACAAATTGGCTCGTACCGATTGGAACGACGATAAAAACAGCGAGGTGTATGGTAAATGCGCTAACCCGAACTGGCACGGGCATAACTATTGGTTGTACGTTACCGTAAAAGGTGAGGTAAACCCCGAAACCGGTTTCTTAGTAGATTTAAAGTGGCTTAAAGAGGTAATGAACACCTACGTTGTAGATAAAGTTGACCATAAAAATTTAAACCTCGACGTTGATTTTATGAAAGGCAAACTGGCCTCTACAGAAAATCTGGCCATCGAAATATGGAAGCAGCTTGAAGCCCCAATTGCAGAAAGTGGCGCAATTTTACACGCCGTTAAAATTTACGAAACTGAAAACAACTATGTCGAATACTTTGGTTAA
- the folE gene encoding GTP cyclohydrolase I FolE, which produces MENKDVLRNESIDGYVKIDRYNQGQIDSVAVHYKDILSKIGENPEREGLLKTPERVAKALQYLTHGYDLKPDEILKSAMFEEDYSQMVVVKDIEVYSMCEHHMLPFFGKAHIAYIPNGHIVGLSKIPRVVDAFARRLQVQERLTNEIRDCIQNTLNPMGVAVVIECKHLCMAMRGVQKQNSVTTTSAFTGSFLSNDKTRAEFLRLITASLD; this is translated from the coding sequence ATGGAAAATAAAGATGTATTAAGAAACGAATCTATCGACGGCTATGTTAAAATCGACCGTTATAATCAAGGTCAGATAGATTCAGTTGCTGTTCATTATAAAGATATTTTGAGTAAAATAGGCGAAAACCCGGAGCGAGAGGGTTTATTAAAAACGCCTGAACGTGTGGCAAAAGCCTTGCAATATTTAACACATGGTTACGATTTGAAACCCGACGAGATTTTAAAATCGGCCATGTTTGAAGAAGATTACAGCCAAATGGTTGTAGTAAAGGATATTGAAGTGTACTCAATGTGCGAGCACCACATGTTACCCTTTTTCGGTAAGGCACATATTGCCTACATCCCCAACGGACACATTGTAGGGCTCAGCAAAATACCAAGGGTGGTTGATGCATTTGCCCGCCGTTTACAAGTTCAGGAAAGGTTGACGAACGAAATTAGAGACTGTATTCAAAACACGCTGAACCCGATGGGTGTAGCCGTGGTAATAGAGTGCAAGCACTTATGTATGGCCATGCGTGGTGTGCAGAAACAAAATTCGGTTACCACTACTTCGGCATTTACCGGAAGTTTTTTAAGCAACGATAAAACAAGGGCCGAGTTTTTAAGGTTAATTACCGCAAGCCTGGATTAA
- the fabD gene encoding ACP S-malonyltransferase, whose protein sequence is MKAYIFPGQGAQFVGMGKDLYENPKAAELFEKANEIIGFRISDIMFGGTDEELKQTNVTQPAIFLHSVILAKVLGDDFKPDMVAGHSLGEFSALVAANALSFEDGLKLVIARANAMQKACEAQPSTMAAILGLADDVVEKICAEVDGVVVPANYNCPGQLVISGSIDGIDQACARLTEAGAKRALKLNVGGAFHSPLMEPAKIELQAAIERTNISAPICPVYQNVDAKPYTNPDEIKGNLIKQLTGAVRWTQTVEHMLADGATAFVEVGPGSVLQGLVKKVSREVQTSSATVA, encoded by the coding sequence ATGAAAGCATATATTTTTCCCGGACAGGGAGCACAATTTGTAGGAATGGGTAAAGACCTTTACGAAAACCCAAAAGCAGCAGAGTTATTTGAAAAGGCCAACGAAATTATCGGTTTCCGAATTAGCGACATCATGTTCGGCGGAACAGACGAAGAATTAAAGCAAACGAATGTAACCCAGCCGGCAATTTTTTTGCACTCGGTTATTTTGGCGAAGGTATTGGGCGATGATTTTAAGCCCGACATGGTTGCAGGCCATTCGCTGGGAGAGTTTTCTGCGCTGGTAGCTGCGAATGCTTTGAGCTTTGAAGATGGATTAAAACTGGTGATTGCCCGCGCAAACGCCATGCAGAAAGCCTGCGAGGCACAACCATCAACAATGGCTGCTATTTTGGGCCTTGCTGATGATGTTGTGGAGAAAATTTGTGCAGAGGTTGATGGCGTTGTGGTGCCCGCAAACTATAACTGTCCCGGTCAATTGGTTATATCAGGCAGTATAGACGGAATAGATCAGGCTTGCGCCCGTTTAACCGAGGCCGGAGCAAAAAGAGCATTGAAATTAAATGTCGGCGGTGCCTTTCACTCTCCGTTAATGGAGCCGGCAAAAATTGAGCTGCAAGCCGCCATTGAGCGTACAAATATTTCAGCGCCAATTTGCCCGGTATATCAAAATGTTGACGCAAAACCTTACACCAATCCCGACGAAATAAAAGGCAACTTAATAAAACAATTAACTGGCGCCGTACGTTGGACACAGACTGTTGAGCACATGCTTGCAGATGGGGCCACAGCTTTTGTAGAAGTTGGGCCGGGCAGCGTATTGCAGGGACTAGTAAAAAAAGTGAGTCGCGAAGTGCAAACCAGTAGTGCAACCGTAGCTTAA